The following coding sequences lie in one Ostrinia nubilalis chromosome 2, ilOstNubi1.1, whole genome shotgun sequence genomic window:
- the LOC135080376 gene encoding voltage-dependent calcium channel type A subunit alpha-1 isoform X4 produces the protein MDFFVVVTGSMTIFAEYNVDVDLRMLRSFRVLRPLKLVSRIPSLQVVLKSIIKAMAPLLQIGLLVLFAIVIFAIIGLEFYSGALHKTCYTLEDINEIMNDGDNPTPCNADNVSLAPYGAHVCEYDKSTCLEKWEGPNKGITSFDNIGFAMLTVFQCITMEGWTAILYWTNDALGSAFNWVYFVPLIVLGSFFMLNLVLGVLSGEFAKEREKVENRQEFLKLRRQQQLERELNGYVEWICKAEEVILAEERTTEEEKMHIIEARRRAAAKKKLKNLGKSKSTDTEEEEQDEDCGDDVPKKKQGFLKSKSRSVGKCADFWRAEKRFRFWIRHTVKTQWFYWFVIVLVFFNTICVAVEHYKQPKWLTSFLYYAEFVFLGLFMMEMWVKMYALGPRIYFESSFNRFDCVVISGSIFEVVWSEVKGGSFGLSVLRALRLLRIFKVTKYWSSLRNLVISLLNSMRSIISLLFLLFLFILIFALLGMQLFGGQFNFEDGTPPTNFNTFPIALLTVFQILTGEDWNEVMYDGIKSQGGIQRGMLYSLYFVILVLFGNYTLLNVFLAIAVDNLANAQELTAAEEEQVEEDKEKQQQELEKEMGALHAVDGTPPRVDLSPSSPASRKKKKEEAKKEDEEEIPDGPKPMLPYSSMFILSPTNPIRRGAHWVVNLRYFDFFIMIVICLSSAALAAEDPVFEGSERNKVLNWFDYAFTGVFTVEMLLKIVDLGILFHPGAYLRDLWNIMDATVVICALVSFGFEIGGVKKGAGQNLSTIKSLRVLRVLRPLKTIKRVPKLKAVFDCVVNSLKNVINILIVYILFQFIFAVIAVQLFNGKFFHCNDISKNTFEDCQGSYFLYDQNSLLPRVCPRQWMTQSFHYDNVASAMLTLFAVQTGEGWPQVLQNSMAATYEDRGPIQNFRIEMSIFYIVYFVVFPFFFVNIFVALIIITFQEQGEAELQDGEIDKNQKSCIDFTIEARPLERYMPSKRASFKYKVWRIVVSTPFEYFIMTLIVLNTLLLMMKYYNQNDVYADVLKYSNMGFTGMFSVETVLKIIAYGVKNFFKDPWNTFDFITVIGSIIDALIMEFGENTFNVGFLRLFRAARLIKLLRQGYTIRILLWTFVQSFKALPYVCLLIAMLFFIYAIIGMQVFGNIELSSESDLNRHNNFQSFIQALMLLFRCATGESWPNIMLACLKPTKCAKTPDPQGSKSNEVCGSTLAYAYFVSFIFFCSFLMLNLFVAVIMDNFDYLTRDSSILGAHHLDEFVRIWAEYDPNATGKIHYTEMYDMLKNMDPPLGFGNKCPNRLAYKKLIRMNMPLDEEGKVNFTTTLFALIRENLNIKMRSAEEMDQADAELRETITQIWPLQAKKMLDLLVPRNDVLNAGKLTVGKIYAGLLILESWRSTRFGQTAPQGVPVLELQGSQHASMESLDDGRLQAAHTYQNGHHGRSSSLRRTPSPRRRGHYGGYHHDIGFSDTVSNVVEIVKHEHQRHGRTHRAPHHYHPHGGDREREREREWREWRDRSYEREGTRRGRGRQLPPTPTKPSTLQVKPQPPFTRISHSPSHLSLRHTVREPVEPVHDEYEYGREVERLIHRDYRSRERRGRGYDLERGGGGGGGARAYEAPLSYEAALALGRGGGSRALPSPAGGAPRLPNGYKPRARHSDSDEDDWC, from the exons ATGAAATAATGAATGATGGCGACAATCCAACGCCTTGTAACGCGGACAACGTGTCGCTGGCGCCGTACGGGGCGCACGTGTGTGAGTACGATAAGAGCACGTGCCTCGAAAAGTGGGAGGGGCCGAACAAGGGCATCACGTCCTTCGACAACATCGGCTTTGCCATGCTCACTGTCTTCCAGTGCATCACCATGGAGGGCTGGACCGCCATCCTCTATTGG acGAATGACGCGTTAGGTAGTGCGTTCAACTGGGTTTACTTTGTGCCTCTCATAGTATTGGGTTCATTCTTTATGCTCAACTTAGTTCTCGGTGTCCTTAGCGG TGAATTTGctaaagaaagagagaaagtAGAAAATAGACAAGAATTTCTTAAGTTAAGAAGGCAGCAGCAGCTAGAGAGAGAACTTAACGGTTATGTTGAGTGGATATGTAAAGCCG AGGAAGTAATATTAGCAGAAGAAAGAACaacagaagaagaaaaaatgcACATAATAGAAG CTCGGAGAAGAGCAGCAGCtaagaaaaagttaaaaaacTTAGGCAAAAGTAAAAGCACAGACACAGAAGAAGAAGAGCAAGACGAAGACTGTGGGGATGACG TTCCAAAGAAAAAGCAAG GTTTTCTGAAAAGCAAGTCGAGATCTGTGGGCAAATGCGCGGACTTCTGGCGCGCCGAGAAAAGGTTCCGGTTTTGGATCCGACACACAGTGAAAACCCAGTGGTTTTATTGGTTCGTCATCGTCTTGGTGTTCTTCAATACGATATGTGTCGCTGTTGAGCACTATAAGCAACCTAAGTGGCTAACATCGTTTTTAT ATTACGCCGAATTTGTGTTCTTGGGTTTGTTCATGATGGAGATGTGGGTGAAGATGTACGCGTTGGGACCGCGGATATACTTCGAGTCCTCGTTCAACCGGTTCGACTGCGTGGTCATCTCGGGCTCCATCTTCGAAGTGGTCTGGTCGGAGGTTAAGGGGGGCTCCTTTGGCCTCTCTGTCCTTAGAGCTTTAAGACTGTTGAGAATATTTAAG gTCACAAAATACTGGTCATCACTCCGAAACCTAGTGATATCTCTCCTGAACTCGATGAGATCCATCATCTCTCTGCTGTTCCTTCTCTTCCTGTTCATCCTTATCTTCGCCCTGCTCGGCATGCAGCTGTTCGGAGGGCAGTTCAACTTCGAAGACGGCACGCCACCTACCAACTTCAACACTTTCCCCATTGCGTTGCTTACTGTCTTCCAG ATCCTAACAGGAGAAGATTGGAACGAAGTGATGTATGACGGCATCAAGTCTCAGGGCGGGATACAGAGGGGCATGCTTTACTCTCTGTACTTCGTCATCCTGGTGTTGTTTGGCAACTATACCCTGCTAAACGTGTTCCTTGCCATCGCTGTCGACAACTTGGCTAACGCCCAA GAATTGACAGCGGCAGAAGAGGAACAAGTCGAGGAGGACAAAGAGAAGCAACAACAA GAATTGGAGAAAGAGATGGGTGCGTTACATGCGGTGGATGGGACTCCACCTCGAGTAGACTTAAGTCCCTCTTCGCCGGCGAGTAGGAAG aaaaagaaagaagagGCCAAAAAAGAAGACGAGGAGGAGATACCAGATGGACCAAAACCAATGCTGCCATATTCGTCCATGTTTATTTTGTCACCTACTAATCC AATTAGGCGAGGCGCACACTGGGTTGTAAATTtaagatattttgatttttttattatgatagtTATATGCTTGAGTTCTGCGGCTTTAGCAGCTGAAGACCCAGTCTTTGAAGGGAGTGAGCG GAACAAAGTGCTAAACTGGTTCGACTACGCGTTCACGGGCGTGTTCACCGTGGAGATGCTGTTGAAGATAGTCGACCTGGGCATACTGTTCCACCCCGGCGCGTACCTGCGCGATCTGTGGAACATTATGGACGCCACGGTCGTCATCTGTGCCCTCGTCAGCTTCGGTTTCGAGATCGG AGGTGTCAAAAAGGGGGCGGGACAAAACTTGTCCACAATAAAATCGTTAAGAGTGTTAAGAGTGCTCAGACCATTGAAAACTATAAAACGTGTTCCAAAGTTAAAAGCAGTGTTTGACTGTGTTGTGAACTCTTTGAAAAATGTCATCAACATTCTCATTGTGTACATATTGTTTCAATTCATATTCGCTGTAATTGCAGTTCAACTTTTTAATGGTAAATTTTTTCACTGCAACGATATCAGTAAGAATACATTTGAAGACTGCCA AGGGTCGTATTTCTTGTACGATCAGAACAGCCTACTGCCGCGCGTGTGCCCGCGCCAGTGGATGACGCAGAGCTTCCACTACGACAATGTCGCGTCCGCGATGCTAACGCTGTTCGCGGTGCAGACGGGCGAGGGGTGGCCACA AGTGTTACAAAACTCAATGGCCGCCACGTACGAAGACAGGGGACCCATACAAAATTTTCGAATAGAAATGTCCATATTTTATATCGTTTACTTTGTGGTGTTTCCATTCTTCTTTGTTAACATATTCGTAGCTCTGATTATTATCACATTTCAAGAGCAGGGTGAAGCTGAACTGCAAGACGGTGAAATTGATAAGAATCAg AAATCATGTATAGACTTCACGATAGAAGCCCGACCTCTCGAGAGGTATATGCCAAGCAAAAGAGCGAGTTTTAAGTACAAAGTGTGGAGAATAGTTGTCTCTACGCCTTTCGAGTACTTCATCATGACTCTCATCGTACTCAACACATTGTTGCTCATGATGAAG TACTATAATCAAAATGACGTCTACGCGGATGTCCTCAAGTATTCGAATATGGGGTTTACTGGAATGTTTTCTGTGGAAACGGTGTTGAAAATCATCGCTTACGGTGTCAAA AATTTTTTCAAAGATCCGTGGAATACATTTGATTTCATAACGGTCATTGGAAGTATAATTGACGCCCTCATTATGGAGTTTGGC GAAAACACGTTCAACGTCGGTTTCCTCCGCCTGTTCCGAGCCGCGCGACTGATCAAGCTGCTTAGACAGGGGTACACCATTCGGATACTGCTCTGGACATTCGTGCAGAGTTTTAAAGCCTTACCCTACGTGTGCCTTCTCATCGCGATGCTATTCTTCATCTATGCCATCATCGGGATGCAG GTGTTTGGCAATATAGAGTTATCATCCGAGTCAGATTTGAACAGACACAACAATTTTCAAAGCTTCATTCAAGCACTCATGCTACTGTTCAG ATGCGCGACGGGCGAGTCGTGGCCCAACATCATGCTGGCATGCCTGAAGCCCACCAAGTGCGCCAAGACCCCGGACCCGCAGGGCTCCAAGTCCAACGAGGTCTGCGGGAGCACGCTCGCCTACGCCTACTTCGTTTCCTTCATCTTCTTCTGTTCTTTTCTT ATGTTGAACTTGTTTGTTGCCGTCATTATGGATAACTTCGACTATCTAACAAGAGACTCGTCCATTCTCGGCGCGCATCATCTTGATGAATTTGTTAGAATATGGGCAGAATATGACCCAAACGCCAC GGGGAAGATTCATTATACAGAAATGTACGATATGTTGAAAAATATGGATCCACCTCTGGGGTTTGGTAATAAGTGTCCAAATAGACTAGCGTataagaaattaattagaatGAATATGCCGCTAGATGAAGAGGGGAAAGTTAATTTTACAACAACACTATTTGCCTTAATTCGGGAAAACCTGAACATCAAGATGAGATCAG CCGAAGAAATGGACCAAGCAGATGCAGAACTAAGAGAAACGATAACACAAATATGGCCACTCCAAGCAAAGAAGATGTTAGACTTGTTGGTGCCTCGAAACGACGTACTCAATGCAGGGAAATTGACCGTAGGAAAGATCTACGCGGGATTGCTCATTTTAGAGAGCTGGAGATCTACTAGGTTTGGCCAAACCGCACCACAGGGCGTTCCG GTATTGGAGCTGCAAGGATCGCAACATGCGTCCATGGAGTCCTTGGACGATGGGCGGTTACAAGCAGCTCATACATACCAAAATGGTCACCATGGAAGATCTTCTAGTTTAAG ACGAACGCCAAGTCCGAGACGACGAGGGCACTACGGAGGTTACCATCACGATATCGGTTTCTCCGACACCGTCAGCAACGTCGTCGAGATAGTTAAGCATGAACATCAAAGGCACGGGCGAACGCACCGTGCGCCACACCACTATCACCCACATG GTGGCGACCGGGAACGGGAGCGGGAACGGGAATGGCGGGAATGGCGCGACCGCTCGTACGAGCGCGAGGGCACGCGCCGCGGCCGCGGCCGGCAGCTGCCTCCCACGCCCACTAAACCGTCCACGCTACAGGTCAAGCCGCAGCCGCCGTTCACAAGAATCAGCCACAGCCCATCACAC TTATCATTGAGGCATACGGTGAGAGAACCCGTAGAGCCTGTACATGATGAGTATGAGTATGGCCGAGAAGTTGAAAGACTGATACACCGAGATTATAGATCTAGAGAGAG ACGCGGACGAGGCTACGACCTGGAGCGCGGGGGCGGGGGCGGGGGCGGGGCCCGCGCGTACGAGGCGCCGCTGAGTTACGAGGCGGCGCTGGCGCTGGGCCGCGGCGGCGGCTCGCGCGCGCTCCCTTCGCCCGCCGGCGGCGCGCCGCGGCTGCCCAACGGGTACAAGCCGCGCGCGCGCCACTCCGACTCCGACGAGGACGACTGGTGCTAG
- the LOC135080376 gene encoding voltage-dependent calcium channel type A subunit alpha-1 isoform X1, translating into MDFFVVVTGSMTIFAEYNVDVDLRMLRSFRVLRPLKLVSRIPSLQVVLKSIIKAMAPLLQIGLLVLFAIVIFAIIGLEFYSGALHKTCYTLEDINEIMNDGDNPTPCNADNVSLAPYGAHVCEYDKSTCLEKWEGPNKGITSFDNIGFAMLTVFQCITMEGWTAILYWTNDALGSAFNWVYFVPLIVLGSFFMLNLVLGVLSGEFAKEREKVENRQEFLKLRRQQQLERELNGYVEWICKAEEVILAEERTTEEEKMHIIEARRRAAAKKKLKNLGKSKSTDTEEEEQDEDCGDDVPKKKQGFLKSKSRSVGKCADFWRAEKRFRFWIRHTVKTQWFYWFVIVLVFFNTICVAVEHYKQPKWLTSFLYYAEFVFLGLFMMEMWVKMYALGPRIYFESSFNRFDCVVISGSIFEVVWSEVKGGSFGLSVLRALRLLRIFKVTKYWSSLRNLVISLLNSMRSIISLLFLLFLFILIFALLGMQLFGGQFNFEDGTPPTNFNTFPIALLTVFQILTGEDWNEVMYDGIKSQGGIQRGMLYSLYFVILVLFGNYTLLNVFLAIAVDNLANAQELTAAEEEQVEEDKEKQQQELEKEMGALHAVDGTPPRVDLSPSSPASRKKKKEEAKKEDEEEIPDGPKPMLPYSSMFILSPTNPIRRGAHWVVNLRYFDFFIMIVICLSSAALAAEDPVFEGSERNKVLNWFDYAFTGVFTVEMLLKIVDLGILFHPGAYLRDLWNIMDATVVICALVSFGFEIGGVKKGAGQNLSTIKSLRVLRVLRPLKTIKRVPKLKAVFDCVVNSLKNVINILIVYILFQFIFAVIAVQLFNGKFFHCNDISKNTFEDCQGSYFLYDQNSLLPRVCPRQWMTQSFHYDNVASAMLTLFAVQTGEGWPQVLQNSMAATYEDRGPIQNFRIEMSIFYIVYFVVFPFFFVNIFVALIIITFQEQGEAELQDGEIDKNQKSCIDFTIEARPLERYMPSKRASFKYKVWRIVVSTPFEYFIMTLIVLNTLLLMMKYYNQNDVYADVLKYSNMGFTGMFSVETVLKIIAYGVKNFFKDPWNTFDFITVIGSIIDALIMEFGENTFNVGFLRLFRAARLIKLLRQGYTIRILLWTFVQSFKALPYVCLLIAMLFFIYAIIGMQVFGNIELSSESDLNRHNNFQSFIQALMLLFRCATGESWPNIMLACLKPTKCAKTPDPQGSKSNEVCGSTLAYAYFVSFIFFCSFLMLNLFVAVIMDNFDYLTRDSSILGAHHLDEFVRIWAEYDPNATGKIHYTEMYDMLKNMDPPLGFGNKCPNRLAYKKLIRMNMPLDEEGKVNFTTTLFALIRENLNIKMRSAEEMDQADAELRETITQIWPLQAKKMLDLLVPRNDVLNAGKLTVGKIYAGLLILESWRSTRFGQTAPQGVPKASLFNCLMDVAAGLGPGSRAGSLSHEGPPIGATEGHPEDPHTLANLARRNTRKSLKNNKKVLELQGSQHASMESLDDGRLQAAHTYQNGHHGRSSSLRRTPSPRRRGHYGGYHHDIGFSDTVSNVVEIVKHEHQRHGRTHRAPHHYHPHGKEWRAPHPTTSLSQPSRSPSPPHHTYVWAPIGGDREREREREWREWRDRSYEREGTRRGRGRQLPPTPTKPSTLQVKPQPPFTRISHSPSHLSLRHTVREPVEPVHDEYEYGREVERLIHRDYRSRERRGRGYDLERGGGGGGGARAYEAPLSYEAALALGRGGGSRALPSPAGGAPRLPNGYKPRARHSDSDEDDWC; encoded by the exons ATGAAATAATGAATGATGGCGACAATCCAACGCCTTGTAACGCGGACAACGTGTCGCTGGCGCCGTACGGGGCGCACGTGTGTGAGTACGATAAGAGCACGTGCCTCGAAAAGTGGGAGGGGCCGAACAAGGGCATCACGTCCTTCGACAACATCGGCTTTGCCATGCTCACTGTCTTCCAGTGCATCACCATGGAGGGCTGGACCGCCATCCTCTATTGG acGAATGACGCGTTAGGTAGTGCGTTCAACTGGGTTTACTTTGTGCCTCTCATAGTATTGGGTTCATTCTTTATGCTCAACTTAGTTCTCGGTGTCCTTAGCGG TGAATTTGctaaagaaagagagaaagtAGAAAATAGACAAGAATTTCTTAAGTTAAGAAGGCAGCAGCAGCTAGAGAGAGAACTTAACGGTTATGTTGAGTGGATATGTAAAGCCG AGGAAGTAATATTAGCAGAAGAAAGAACaacagaagaagaaaaaatgcACATAATAGAAG CTCGGAGAAGAGCAGCAGCtaagaaaaagttaaaaaacTTAGGCAAAAGTAAAAGCACAGACACAGAAGAAGAAGAGCAAGACGAAGACTGTGGGGATGACG TTCCAAAGAAAAAGCAAG GTTTTCTGAAAAGCAAGTCGAGATCTGTGGGCAAATGCGCGGACTTCTGGCGCGCCGAGAAAAGGTTCCGGTTTTGGATCCGACACACAGTGAAAACCCAGTGGTTTTATTGGTTCGTCATCGTCTTGGTGTTCTTCAATACGATATGTGTCGCTGTTGAGCACTATAAGCAACCTAAGTGGCTAACATCGTTTTTAT ATTACGCCGAATTTGTGTTCTTGGGTTTGTTCATGATGGAGATGTGGGTGAAGATGTACGCGTTGGGACCGCGGATATACTTCGAGTCCTCGTTCAACCGGTTCGACTGCGTGGTCATCTCGGGCTCCATCTTCGAAGTGGTCTGGTCGGAGGTTAAGGGGGGCTCCTTTGGCCTCTCTGTCCTTAGAGCTTTAAGACTGTTGAGAATATTTAAG gTCACAAAATACTGGTCATCACTCCGAAACCTAGTGATATCTCTCCTGAACTCGATGAGATCCATCATCTCTCTGCTGTTCCTTCTCTTCCTGTTCATCCTTATCTTCGCCCTGCTCGGCATGCAGCTGTTCGGAGGGCAGTTCAACTTCGAAGACGGCACGCCACCTACCAACTTCAACACTTTCCCCATTGCGTTGCTTACTGTCTTCCAG ATCCTAACAGGAGAAGATTGGAACGAAGTGATGTATGACGGCATCAAGTCTCAGGGCGGGATACAGAGGGGCATGCTTTACTCTCTGTACTTCGTCATCCTGGTGTTGTTTGGCAACTATACCCTGCTAAACGTGTTCCTTGCCATCGCTGTCGACAACTTGGCTAACGCCCAA GAATTGACAGCGGCAGAAGAGGAACAAGTCGAGGAGGACAAAGAGAAGCAACAACAA GAATTGGAGAAAGAGATGGGTGCGTTACATGCGGTGGATGGGACTCCACCTCGAGTAGACTTAAGTCCCTCTTCGCCGGCGAGTAGGAAG aaaaagaaagaagagGCCAAAAAAGAAGACGAGGAGGAGATACCAGATGGACCAAAACCAATGCTGCCATATTCGTCCATGTTTATTTTGTCACCTACTAATCC AATTAGGCGAGGCGCACACTGGGTTGTAAATTtaagatattttgatttttttattatgatagtTATATGCTTGAGTTCTGCGGCTTTAGCAGCTGAAGACCCAGTCTTTGAAGGGAGTGAGCG GAACAAAGTGCTAAACTGGTTCGACTACGCGTTCACGGGCGTGTTCACCGTGGAGATGCTGTTGAAGATAGTCGACCTGGGCATACTGTTCCACCCCGGCGCGTACCTGCGCGATCTGTGGAACATTATGGACGCCACGGTCGTCATCTGTGCCCTCGTCAGCTTCGGTTTCGAGATCGG AGGTGTCAAAAAGGGGGCGGGACAAAACTTGTCCACAATAAAATCGTTAAGAGTGTTAAGAGTGCTCAGACCATTGAAAACTATAAAACGTGTTCCAAAGTTAAAAGCAGTGTTTGACTGTGTTGTGAACTCTTTGAAAAATGTCATCAACATTCTCATTGTGTACATATTGTTTCAATTCATATTCGCTGTAATTGCAGTTCAACTTTTTAATGGTAAATTTTTTCACTGCAACGATATCAGTAAGAATACATTTGAAGACTGCCA AGGGTCGTATTTCTTGTACGATCAGAACAGCCTACTGCCGCGCGTGTGCCCGCGCCAGTGGATGACGCAGAGCTTCCACTACGACAATGTCGCGTCCGCGATGCTAACGCTGTTCGCGGTGCAGACGGGCGAGGGGTGGCCACA AGTGTTACAAAACTCAATGGCCGCCACGTACGAAGACAGGGGACCCATACAAAATTTTCGAATAGAAATGTCCATATTTTATATCGTTTACTTTGTGGTGTTTCCATTCTTCTTTGTTAACATATTCGTAGCTCTGATTATTATCACATTTCAAGAGCAGGGTGAAGCTGAACTGCAAGACGGTGAAATTGATAAGAATCAg AAATCATGTATAGACTTCACGATAGAAGCCCGACCTCTCGAGAGGTATATGCCAAGCAAAAGAGCGAGTTTTAAGTACAAAGTGTGGAGAATAGTTGTCTCTACGCCTTTCGAGTACTTCATCATGACTCTCATCGTACTCAACACATTGTTGCTCATGATGAAG TACTATAATCAAAATGACGTCTACGCGGATGTCCTCAAGTATTCGAATATGGGGTTTACTGGAATGTTTTCTGTGGAAACGGTGTTGAAAATCATCGCTTACGGTGTCAAA AATTTTTTCAAAGATCCGTGGAATACATTTGATTTCATAACGGTCATTGGAAGTATAATTGACGCCCTCATTATGGAGTTTGGC GAAAACACGTTCAACGTCGGTTTCCTCCGCCTGTTCCGAGCCGCGCGACTGATCAAGCTGCTTAGACAGGGGTACACCATTCGGATACTGCTCTGGACATTCGTGCAGAGTTTTAAAGCCTTACCCTACGTGTGCCTTCTCATCGCGATGCTATTCTTCATCTATGCCATCATCGGGATGCAG GTGTTTGGCAATATAGAGTTATCATCCGAGTCAGATTTGAACAGACACAACAATTTTCAAAGCTTCATTCAAGCACTCATGCTACTGTTCAG ATGCGCGACGGGCGAGTCGTGGCCCAACATCATGCTGGCATGCCTGAAGCCCACCAAGTGCGCCAAGACCCCGGACCCGCAGGGCTCCAAGTCCAACGAGGTCTGCGGGAGCACGCTCGCCTACGCCTACTTCGTTTCCTTCATCTTCTTCTGTTCTTTTCTT ATGTTGAACTTGTTTGTTGCCGTCATTATGGATAACTTCGACTATCTAACAAGAGACTCGTCCATTCTCGGCGCGCATCATCTTGATGAATTTGTTAGAATATGGGCAGAATATGACCCAAACGCCAC GGGGAAGATTCATTATACAGAAATGTACGATATGTTGAAAAATATGGATCCACCTCTGGGGTTTGGTAATAAGTGTCCAAATAGACTAGCGTataagaaattaattagaatGAATATGCCGCTAGATGAAGAGGGGAAAGTTAATTTTACAACAACACTATTTGCCTTAATTCGGGAAAACCTGAACATCAAGATGAGATCAG CCGAAGAAATGGACCAAGCAGATGCAGAACTAAGAGAAACGATAACACAAATATGGCCACTCCAAGCAAAGAAGATGTTAGACTTGTTGGTGCCTCGAAACGACGTACTCAATGCAGGGAAATTGACCGTAGGAAAGATCTACGCGGGATTGCTCATTTTAGAGAGCTGGAGATCTACTAGGTTTGGCCAAACCGCACCACAGGGCGTTCCG AAGGCGTCGTTGTTTAACTGCCTAATGGACGTGGCGGCGGGACTGGGGCCCGGGTCGCGCGCCGGCTCCCTCAGCCATGAGGGTCCTCCCATCGGCGCTACTGAAGGACACCCAGAAGACCCACACACGCTAGCGAACCTCGCCCGCAGAAACACCAGAAAATCACTCAA GAACAACAAAAAG GTATTGGAGCTGCAAGGATCGCAACATGCGTCCATGGAGTCCTTGGACGATGGGCGGTTACAAGCAGCTCATACATACCAAAATGGTCACCATGGAAGATCTTCTAGTTTAAG ACGAACGCCAAGTCCGAGACGACGAGGGCACTACGGAGGTTACCATCACGATATCGGTTTCTCCGACACCGTCAGCAACGTCGTCGAGATAGTTAAGCATGAACATCAAAGGCACGGGCGAACGCACCGTGCGCCACACCACTATCACCCACATG GGAAGGAGTGGAGGGCGCCGCACCCCACAACCAGCCTGAGCCAGCCCTCGCGATCGCCCAGCCCGCCACACCACACCTACG TTTGGGCACCGATAGGTGGCGACCGGGAACGGGAGCGGGAACGGGAATGGCGGGAATGGCGCGACCGCTCGTACGAGCGCGAGGGCACGCGCCGCGGCCGCGGCCGGCAGCTGCCTCCCACGCCCACTAAACCGTCCACGCTACAGGTCAAGCCGCAGCCGCCGTTCACAAGAATCAGCCACAGCCCATCACAC TTATCATTGAGGCATACGGTGAGAGAACCCGTAGAGCCTGTACATGATGAGTATGAGTATGGCCGAGAAGTTGAAAGACTGATACACCGAGATTATAGATCTAGAGAGAG ACGCGGACGAGGCTACGACCTGGAGCGCGGGGGCGGGGGCGGGGGCGGGGCCCGCGCGTACGAGGCGCCGCTGAGTTACGAGGCGGCGCTGGCGCTGGGCCGCGGCGGCGGCTCGCGCGCGCTCCCTTCGCCCGCCGGCGGCGCGCCGCGGCTGCCCAACGGGTACAAGCCGCGCGCGCGCCACTCCGACTCCGACGAGGACGACTGGTGCTAG